From a region of the Aeoliella mucimassa genome:
- a CDS encoding type II toxin-antitoxin system VapC family toxin has product MAWLPDTNVWINLLKQPGSLLERKVLSHSPDQILLCSIVKAELWHGAQKYGRTDRRLSLLDKLFAQFASLPFDDEAARHYADIRHQLESIGAVIGPNDLKIAAICRSTNLVLVTANLSEFSRVEGLQLEDWTS; this is encoded by the coding sequence ATGGCGTGGCTCCCTGATACCAATGTATGGATCAATCTGCTGAAGCAACCGGGCAGTCTTCTCGAACGAAAAGTACTGAGCCACTCGCCGGATCAAATATTACTCTGCTCGATTGTTAAAGCCGAACTGTGGCATGGCGCTCAGAAATACGGGCGGACGGATCGCCGGCTGTCGTTGTTAGACAAGCTGTTTGCCCAATTTGCTTCACTCCCATTCGACGACGAAGCTGCCCGGCACTACGCAGACATTCGGCACCAACTCGAATCCATCGGTGCTGTGATTGGCCCCAACGATCTCAAGATAGCCGCTATCTGCCGGTCGACGAACTTGGTGTTAGTTACGGCCAATTTATCCGAGTTTTCGCGAGTAGAGGGACTGCAACTCGAAGACTGGACATCTTAG
- a CDS encoding IS5 family transposase produces the protein MATKEKRTYKVTNWKEYNKSLIERGNITIWFSDEALENWEHPNDQTKVGRPFVFSDTAIECLLTIRELLKLPYRQTEGFGRSLVAMLGVEAAIPNYSSLAKRASKLNVSLDIANKRGDIDIVVDSTGMKVFGEGEWKMRTHGKSKRRTWRKLHLSVNPDTREIVAEILTENSCHDADAVPEMLEQVEQPVKKFHGDGSYDKWKVYEGLESEGIEPVIPPQHNAKIKQHGNSAEEPLPRDEAIRQIRRKGRRSWKEEVGYHRRSLAETTMYRVKQSFGSHLKNRVFENQQTEARLRCKIINQFTQLGLPQFEWS, from the coding sequence ATGGCTACGAAAGAAAAACGAACCTACAAAGTCACGAACTGGAAGGAGTATAACAAGTCGCTCATCGAGCGTGGAAACATCACTATTTGGTTTAGCGACGAGGCGTTGGAGAACTGGGAACATCCTAACGACCAGACAAAAGTCGGTCGCCCTTTTGTCTTCAGCGATACGGCGATCGAGTGCTTGCTGACGATTCGCGAACTGCTGAAACTTCCCTATCGGCAGACTGAGGGATTCGGCCGCTCGCTGGTGGCGATGTTGGGCGTCGAGGCAGCGATTCCCAATTATTCTTCGCTCGCCAAGCGAGCCAGCAAGCTGAATGTTTCGCTCGATATCGCTAACAAGAGGGGCGACATCGATATCGTGGTGGATAGCACCGGCATGAAAGTGTTTGGCGAGGGCGAATGGAAGATGCGGACGCATGGCAAGTCGAAGCGGCGGACATGGCGGAAGCTGCATTTGTCGGTGAATCCTGACACCCGCGAGATTGTGGCGGAGATTTTGACCGAGAACAGTTGCCACGATGCCGATGCGGTTCCCGAAATGCTGGAGCAGGTGGAGCAGCCCGTAAAAAAGTTTCACGGCGACGGTAGTTACGACAAGTGGAAGGTTTATGAAGGGCTGGAATCCGAAGGCATTGAGCCGGTGATTCCGCCGCAGCACAACGCCAAGATCAAACAACATGGCAACTCTGCGGAGGAGCCTTTGCCCCGGGACGAGGCAATTCGTCAGATTCGACGCAAGGGGCGTAGGAGTTGGAAAGAGGAAGTGGGCTATCATCGTAGAAGCTTGGCGGAAACGACCATGTACCGAGTGAAACAAAGCTTTGGGAGCCATCTCAAAAACCGAGTATTCGAAAACCAACAAACGGAAGCCCGCTTGCGCTGTAAAATCATCAATCAATTCACCCAACTCGGGCTTCCACAGTTCGAGTGGAGTTAG
- a CDS encoding excinuclease ABC subunit UvrC — protein sequence MEEDTPKLEAIESTPAGDTGAPAPELPKTQAEFFARAADKVRSKFPTTPGVYLFQDQQGRVIYIGKAKNLKARAGSYFLQAAAEERRTEQLVREAYDIDYIETESEVDALLTEARLIKDIQPKFNQELRDDKSFPYLQITTHEDFPRVEITRTPSSSGVKLYGPFTNVSSLRGALQVMQRVFKFRTCSLDIEDGDERWRWFRPCLLASIDQCTAPCNLRVSKEDYRRDIKRLRMFLDGNRKSLVKDMQKEMEQAAAELRFEKAARLRDEIKLLERIKERGDLEQHEQPEVFYIDPKKGLSGLRKVLGLAETPRTIEGVDIAHLGGNETVASLVQFIDGLPFKPGYRRFRIREVQGIDDYASIREVVARRFRGLQETDQVFPDILLIDGGKGQLNRGMEAFHALGIEPPTVLSIAKKEELVYMAGRDEPLRLSRHSFALRLLQYVRDESHRFAQHYHHLLRHKRTLGE from the coding sequence ATGGAAGAAGACACACCTAAGCTCGAAGCGATCGAATCGACCCCGGCCGGCGATACGGGTGCGCCTGCGCCGGAATTGCCGAAGACCCAGGCCGAGTTTTTCGCCCGGGCGGCCGACAAGGTGCGGAGCAAGTTCCCGACCACGCCGGGCGTTTATCTGTTTCAGGATCAGCAAGGTCGGGTCATCTACATCGGCAAGGCGAAGAATCTCAAAGCCCGGGCGGGCAGTTACTTCTTGCAGGCCGCTGCGGAGGAACGCCGCACCGAGCAGTTGGTTCGCGAAGCGTACGACATCGACTACATCGAAACCGAGAGCGAGGTCGACGCTCTGCTGACCGAAGCCCGGCTGATCAAGGACATTCAACCGAAGTTCAATCAGGAGCTTCGCGACGATAAGTCGTTTCCGTATCTGCAAATTACTACTCACGAAGATTTTCCTCGCGTCGAAATCACGCGTACTCCCAGCTCGAGCGGTGTGAAGCTGTATGGTCCGTTCACGAATGTCAGCAGCCTGCGCGGTGCACTGCAGGTGATGCAGCGGGTGTTCAAGTTTCGCACTTGCTCGCTCGACATCGAAGATGGCGACGAGCGCTGGCGGTGGTTTCGTCCCTGTTTGCTGGCGTCGATCGACCAGTGCACTGCTCCATGCAATTTGCGAGTGAGCAAGGAAGACTACCGCCGCGATATTAAGCGGCTGCGGATGTTCCTCGATGGCAATCGCAAGTCGCTCGTCAAAGACATGCAAAAGGAAATGGAGCAGGCGGCCGCTGAGCTGCGGTTTGAGAAGGCCGCTCGGCTCCGCGACGAGATCAAACTGCTCGAACGCATCAAGGAACGCGGCGACCTGGAGCAGCATGAGCAGCCCGAGGTGTTTTACATAGATCCGAAGAAAGGCCTTTCTGGTTTGCGGAAGGTGTTAGGATTGGCCGAAACGCCGCGGACGATCGAAGGGGTCGATATCGCCCATCTCGGCGGAAACGAAACGGTCGCGAGCCTCGTGCAATTCATCGATGGCTTGCCATTCAAGCCGGGGTATCGTCGGTTCCGGATCCGCGAAGTCCAAGGCATCGACGACTACGCGAGCATTCGCGAGGTCGTCGCCCGGCGGTTCCGCGGCTTGCAGGAGACCGACCAGGTGTTCCCCGACATCCTGCTAATCGACGGCGGCAAAGGGCAGCTCAACCGCGGCATGGAAGCGTTCCACGCCCTCGGCATCGAGCCCCCCACGGTGCTATCGATCGCCAAAAAGGAAGAGCTGGTGTACATGGCCGGCCGCGACGAACCGCTCCGCCTGAGCCGACACAGCTTCGCACTGCGACTGCTGCAATACGTCCGCGACGAGTCGCACCGCTTCGCCCAGCACTACCACCACCTGCTCCGCCACAAAAGAACGCTCGGCGAGTAG
- a CDS encoding RNA polymerase sigma factor produces MTAIELLNLSEATLEQLIAAALDGDRAAQGELVERYQGMVMSIGMKRLGDYAEAQELCQEVFVKALDRLHQLQEPAAFGGWLRSITVRMAINRQVRRPPVVSAEPQTLAATYSENSTPLDAAVRVEQAEQVHVGLRRLGTMDRDTLTAFYLRGESLLEMSEATGAPVGTIKRRLHVARKRLAAELETLQAI; encoded by the coding sequence ATGACCGCTATCGAATTATTGAACTTGAGCGAAGCGACCTTGGAGCAGTTGATTGCTGCTGCCTTGGATGGCGACCGTGCCGCGCAGGGTGAGCTGGTTGAGCGCTACCAGGGCATGGTGATGAGCATCGGAATGAAGCGTCTGGGCGACTACGCCGAGGCACAGGAACTGTGCCAGGAGGTGTTCGTCAAGGCACTCGATCGCTTGCACCAGCTGCAGGAGCCAGCCGCCTTTGGTGGTTGGTTGCGATCGATCACCGTGCGGATGGCAATTAACCGTCAGGTCCGGCGCCCGCCCGTTGTTTCGGCAGAACCGCAAACCTTGGCGGCCACATATAGCGAAAACTCGACTCCGCTGGATGCAGCGGTACGGGTGGAGCAAGCCGAGCAGGTGCACGTTGGCCTGCGACGGCTCGGCACCATGGACCGCGATACGCTGACCGCGTTCTACTTGCGAGGCGAGTCGCTGCTCGAAATGAGCGAAGCGACCGGCGCGCCAGTAGGCACGATTAAGCGTCGACTGCACGTCGCCCGTAAGCGACTGGCAGCCGAACTGGAAACGCTGCAAGCCATTTAA
- a CDS encoding RING finger protein: MLTIINDNTMILDTINDRQDRTIVASSTMMRGLERLVAHLLRAVVPVVAVCTYPVGAARAAESCRHSFHSKCWQPSLGSSKQLPGVGQPVGSGRILAG, encoded by the coding sequence ATGCTCACTATTATCAACGACAACACGATGATTCTGGACACGATCAACGATCGCCAGGACCGCACTATCGTGGCTTCGTCGACGATGATGCGTGGACTTGAACGCCTCGTTGCCCATCTATTGCGCGCAGTAGTACCGGTAGTAGCGGTATGCACCTATCCCGTAGGTGCCGCCCGCGCGGCCGAGAGTTGTCGACACTCATTTCATTCGAAGTGTTGGCAACCAAGTCTGGGTAGCTCGAAACAGCTACCAGGCGTCGGCCAACCGGTGGGCTCCGGCAGAATATTAGCCGGCTGA
- a CDS encoding cytochrome c produces MNRTLLSLLPMAAIWCGVATADEAAAPRAKPPAEWPRDVREVFFDDAREQLVGSRPNYGEVAAAAKQANSAAPLAGSETADASQGFAWSKLVTADVIESEIKRQLTPLQPLVATPATFKGGGYRECRNRFTWLATLFAVAGDYDDSVRWKDSATALAQLYGRAGANCKVGTDQSFRESELRVQDLADLIRGGRPTVDDAQPDVGWDRIADRSPLMRRMEACLAEGISPNASDGRALSANAEDLAHEAQLMALMAEVIMQPGFDYYDDESYRGHSTQLRDAAVALTQAIELENFAAAREAIGNMEKACSNCHDEWR; encoded by the coding sequence ATGAATCGAACCCTCTTAAGTTTGCTGCCGATGGCCGCGATTTGGTGCGGAGTTGCCACGGCCGACGAAGCCGCCGCCCCCCGCGCGAAACCGCCTGCCGAGTGGCCCCGCGATGTTCGCGAGGTGTTCTTCGACGACGCCCGCGAGCAACTCGTTGGCTCGCGTCCGAACTACGGAGAGGTCGCCGCGGCCGCGAAACAAGCGAATAGCGCCGCCCCGCTGGCAGGTTCGGAGACCGCTGACGCGAGCCAAGGCTTCGCATGGTCGAAGCTCGTAACGGCCGACGTGATTGAGTCGGAAATCAAACGTCAGCTCACTCCGCTGCAGCCGCTGGTGGCCACTCCGGCGACGTTTAAAGGGGGTGGCTATCGCGAATGCCGCAACCGCTTTACCTGGCTGGCGACTCTGTTTGCCGTGGCTGGCGACTACGACGACTCGGTACGCTGGAAAGACTCAGCGACCGCGCTCGCCCAGCTGTACGGGCGGGCTGGGGCCAACTGCAAAGTCGGCACCGACCAGAGTTTTCGCGAGTCGGAGCTTCGCGTGCAGGACCTCGCGGACCTGATCCGCGGCGGACGCCCCACGGTGGACGATGCCCAGCCCGACGTTGGTTGGGATCGCATTGCGGATCGCTCGCCATTGATGCGGCGGATGGAGGCCTGCCTGGCCGAGGGAATCTCGCCAAATGCGTCCGACGGTCGAGCGCTGTCGGCCAACGCCGAGGACTTAGCCCACGAAGCCCAGCTAATGGCACTCATGGCCGAGGTGATCATGCAGCCTGGTTTCGATTACTACGACGACGAGAGCTACCGTGGGCACTCCACCCAGCTTCGCGACGCCGCGGTTGCTTTGACGCAGGCGATCGAGCTGGAGAACTTCGCCGCCGCCCGCGAGGCAATCGGCAACATGGAAAAGGCCTGCAGCAATTGCCATGACGAATGGCGGTAA
- a CDS encoding phospho-sugar mutase: MASQAILDAVQAAAADGKITETAATHIREWLTEPKYADYADQVAEHVTSEKWQALDDAFWTIIPFGTGGRRGRMYPIGSNAINDRTIGESAQGLANYVKATLGEGAELSCAIARDTRHRSEDFARLCAEIMVAAGFKVYFLSSYRSTPELSYAVRYKNCSCGIMVTASHNPPSDNAVKVYWSSGAQVLPPHDKGIIDRVMTTDKIERADFDKAEAEGKIVRCEEEVDKAFIEAVVQQGTAGPRELKVLYSPLHGVGTTCVVPALEKDGFTDVEVFALHAEPSGDFPNVPGHVSNPENPEVFDAIIGHAMNIGADVCLATDPDCDRIGLAAPLTLESGSDWRTLTGNQIGALLSYYVCETRNPTSQNFQVTTLVTTKLIERIGISYGIHTYSDLLVGFKWIAQAIDAHGPQNFLYGTEESHGYMAGTHVRDKDGAVAAMLACELAAKLKAEGKTLHEKLDDLFWQQGLHAERTVSVMMPGSDGMDRMKAVMAQFRTNPPEALAGIKVAQRRDYLQNVTTKSDGTTEPLPEPTGDLVILDLAEEGNYVACRPSGTEPKIKFYMFAFIAPEKLHDLDVAKAELDAQLDSMEAGLREFAGV; this comes from the coding sequence ATGGCTTCGCAAGCAATTCTCGACGCCGTACAAGCGGCCGCGGCCGATGGAAAAATCACCGAGACCGCCGCTACCCATATTCGCGAATGGCTCACCGAGCCGAAGTATGCCGACTACGCCGACCAGGTGGCCGAGCACGTGACCTCGGAAAAATGGCAAGCCTTGGACGACGCCTTCTGGACCATCATTCCCTTCGGCACCGGTGGTCGCCGGGGTCGGATGTACCCGATTGGTTCCAATGCGATTAACGATCGCACGATCGGCGAAAGTGCCCAGGGTCTGGCCAATTACGTGAAGGCCACGCTTGGCGAGGGAGCCGAGTTGTCGTGCGCGATTGCCCGCGACACGCGTCACCGCTCCGAGGACTTCGCCCGCTTGTGTGCCGAAATCATGGTGGCCGCTGGCTTCAAGGTCTATTTCCTCAGCAGCTATCGCAGCACGCCCGAGTTGTCGTACGCGGTGCGCTACAAGAACTGCTCGTGCGGCATCATGGTCACCGCGAGTCACAACCCGCCGAGCGACAACGCAGTGAAGGTCTACTGGTCGAGCGGTGCTCAGGTGCTGCCGCCCCACGACAAAGGCATCATCGATCGCGTGATGACCACCGACAAGATCGAGCGGGCCGACTTCGATAAGGCCGAAGCCGAAGGCAAAATCGTGCGTTGCGAAGAGGAAGTCGACAAGGCGTTCATCGAAGCGGTGGTGCAGCAAGGCACCGCAGGGCCGCGTGAGCTGAAGGTGCTGTACTCTCCGCTGCATGGTGTCGGTACCACCTGCGTGGTTCCTGCGCTTGAGAAGGATGGCTTCACCGACGTCGAAGTGTTCGCGCTGCACGCCGAACCGAGTGGCGATTTTCCCAACGTGCCAGGGCATGTTTCGAACCCCGAGAATCCCGAAGTATTCGACGCCATTATCGGCCATGCCATGAACATCGGCGCCGACGTTTGCCTGGCGACCGATCCCGACTGCGACCGCATCGGCCTGGCCGCTCCGCTGACGCTCGAATCCGGTAGCGACTGGCGCACCCTTACTGGCAACCAGATTGGCGCGTTGCTGTCGTATTATGTTTGCGAGACTCGCAATCCGACTTCGCAGAACTTTCAGGTCACCACGCTGGTGACCACCAAGCTGATCGAACGTATCGGCATCAGCTATGGCATTCACACCTACAGCGATCTGTTGGTCGGCTTCAAGTGGATTGCCCAGGCGATCGACGCCCACGGCCCGCAGAACTTCCTTTACGGTACCGAAGAGTCGCATGGCTACATGGCCGGCACCCACGTTCGCGACAAAGACGGCGCCGTAGCTGCGATGCTCGCTTGCGAACTGGCGGCCAAGCTCAAGGCCGAAGGCAAGACGCTGCACGAGAAGCTCGACGACCTGTTCTGGCAACAAGGGTTGCACGCGGAGCGGACCGTATCGGTCATGATGCCTGGTAGCGACGGCATGGATCGCATGAAGGCCGTGATGGCCCAGTTCCGTACCAACCCACCGGAAGCACTGGCCGGTATCAAGGTCGCTCAGCGTCGCGACTATTTGCAGAACGTGACTACCAAGAGCGACGGAACCACCGAGCCGCTCCCAGAGCCGACTGGCGACCTGGTGATTCTTGATCTGGCCGAAGAAGGTAACTACGTTGCTTGCCGCCCCAGCGGCACTGAGCCGAAGATCAAGTTCTACATGTTCGCCTTCATCGCTCCAGAAAAGCTGCACGATCTCGACGTCGCCAAGGCCGAACTTGACGCCCAGCTCGACAGCATGGAAGCGGGACTCCGCGAGTTCGCTGGCGTCTAA
- a CDS encoding DUF423 domain-containing protein: MSDLSRRWLTVAAGIGALAVVLGAFGAHGVPSYLEQQGFSADAVAKRLADFQTAARYHMFGALFLMGVSIAYGQLTSTARVVACWTMIAGLVLFCGAVYAVALVPDELRGTFGAIAPFGGTLMIAGWVALGVAARPR; this comes from the coding sequence ATGTCCGATTTATCGAGGCGCTGGCTCACCGTGGCTGCCGGCATCGGAGCGTTGGCCGTGGTGCTGGGGGCCTTCGGCGCGCATGGTGTGCCGAGCTACCTGGAGCAACAAGGCTTTTCGGCCGATGCGGTGGCCAAGAGGTTGGCCGATTTTCAGACCGCCGCTCGGTACCACATGTTCGGCGCGCTGTTTCTGATGGGTGTTTCCATCGCGTACGGTCAGCTCACCAGCACCGCCCGAGTGGTGGCTTGCTGGACAATGATAGCTGGTTTAGTGCTGTTTTGCGGAGCGGTCTACGCAGTAGCCCTGGTGCCCGACGAACTCCGCGGCACCTTCGGCGCTATCGCTCCCTTCGGCGGTACGCTGATGATAGCCGGCTGGGTAGCGTTGGGCGTCGCCGCTCGGCCTCGCTGA
- a CDS encoding peptidylprolyl isomerase: MKINKVANWAVVLLALSFGNTTWAQDEAAPAAPDKQTAQAAYDKAEGEYQEVLKEIVALRSQFEDSDDARRKEINTELQPLIAKAREKVANWTMAALDLYKAAPNENEDVSNLLVGMSQHLVVGSPAPGGTGGNFVGGDQFEEALPIIKALIEGGHPEKSLYLWGGVAAVCVGEIDTAEKYLNQAKESGAMGEQNEFTMQAMSYLQNIETFRKEWEAEQKIREAEAKADNLPRVKFTTTKGEIVIELFEDQAPIATANMITLVKDGFYKDVVFHRVLPHFMAQGGDPTGTGSGGPGYSIPCECYEPDARKHFRGTISMAHAGRDTGGSQFFLCFVPTNFLNGRHTAFGRVVEGIEVLGKLQRIDPSASGPFPTPDKILKAEVIRDRGHAYDFDKLPER, translated from the coding sequence GGACGAAGCGGCCCCCGCGGCCCCCGACAAGCAAACAGCCCAGGCCGCCTACGACAAGGCCGAAGGGGAATACCAAGAGGTGCTGAAGGAGATTGTCGCGCTTCGCAGCCAATTTGAAGACTCCGACGACGCTCGCCGCAAGGAAATCAACACCGAGTTGCAGCCGCTAATCGCCAAGGCCCGCGAGAAGGTCGCCAATTGGACGATGGCCGCTTTGGACCTCTATAAAGCAGCCCCCAACGAGAACGAAGATGTCTCGAACCTGCTGGTTGGCATGTCGCAGCACTTGGTGGTTGGCAGCCCCGCCCCGGGAGGTACCGGAGGCAACTTCGTGGGTGGCGACCAGTTCGAGGAAGCCTTGCCGATCATCAAAGCCCTGATCGAGGGGGGGCACCCGGAAAAAAGCCTTTATCTCTGGGGTGGAGTAGCGGCCGTCTGTGTCGGTGAGATCGATACCGCTGAGAAGTACCTGAACCAAGCCAAAGAGTCGGGTGCGATGGGCGAGCAAAACGAATTCACCATGCAAGCGATGAGCTACCTGCAAAACATTGAAACCTTCCGGAAAGAGTGGGAAGCCGAGCAGAAGATTCGCGAAGCCGAAGCCAAGGCCGACAATCTGCCCCGCGTGAAGTTCACCACGACTAAGGGCGAAATCGTCATCGAGCTGTTCGAAGACCAGGCCCCGATTGCTACCGCGAATATGATTACGCTCGTGAAAGATGGCTTTTACAAGGACGTGGTTTTCCATCGGGTGCTTCCGCACTTCATGGCCCAGGGTGGCGATCCCACCGGCACCGGTAGCGGCGGCCCGGGATACTCGATTCCCTGCGAGTGCTACGAGCCTGACGCCCGCAAGCACTTCCGCGGCACGATCAGCATGGCCCACGCCGGTCGTGATACTGGCGGCTCGCAGTTCTTTCTCTGCTTTGTGCCGACGAACTTCCTGAACGGCCGCCACACGGCGTTCGGCCGCGTGGTCGAAGGTATCGAGGTGCTAGGCAAGCTGCAGCGGATCGATCCCTCGGCCTCGGGACCTTTCCCCACGCCCGACAAGATTCTGAAGGCCGAAGTCATCCGTGATCGCGGCCACGCCTACGACTTCGATAAGCTGCCTGAAAGGTAA